One genomic segment of Elusimicrobiota bacterium includes these proteins:
- the rssB_3 gene encoding Regulator of RpoS: MNPVGSSATFKILIIEDDEDTANIIAADFEDHGLTVEMVHDGSKAISKMLEFRPHLVVLDLELPNKNGHEIFQEMRLHKELRDLPVVGNSVHMSSKDDLGSQFYNAYILSRQEEPLFANKLEANERMFNNLTALVAFALSQKYQMLTPSLAKYLDEMSVKEKRFKSSDTKSSS, encoded by the coding sequence ATGAATCCGGTGGGGTCTAGCGCAACTTTTAAGATTTTAATTATTGAGGATGATGAGGATACGGCGAATATTATTGCCGCTGATTTTGAGGATCATGGGCTCACCGTGGAAATGGTTCATGACGGATCCAAGGCTATTTCCAAGATGCTCGAATTTCGCCCGCATTTGGTGGTGCTTGATTTGGAATTGCCAAATAAAAATGGGCACGAGATTTTCCAAGAAATGCGGTTGCACAAGGAACTTCGTGACCTTCCGGTTGTGGGCAACAGCGTTCACATGAGCTCAAAAGATGATTTGGGGTCACAATTTTACAACGCGTATATATTGTCGAGGCAAGAGGAGCCTCTTTTCGCGAATAAACTTGAAGCGAACGAGAGAATGTTCAACAACCTCACGGCACTGGTTGCGTTTGCGTTAAGCCAAAAGTATCAGATGTTGACTCCAAGCCTGGCCAAGTACCTTGACGAGATGTCGGTGAAGGAAAAACGGTTTAAATCCTCCGATACAAAATCTTCGAGTTAA
- the rhlB_1 gene encoding ATP-dependent RNA helicase RhlB encodes MILRVRQKEFVEKSVKALLERGNTLGVAPTGSGKTIMLSAVIGQMLNGHGGRVGNPKAAILAHRDEITAQNMDKFRKVNPHLNVSVVDAKAKSWDGDAVFAMVQTLSRENNLSQMPLLDLLVVDEAHHAEAATYRRIIDAAKEKNKSIKIYGVTATPNRGDGKSLRNIFNNCADQITLGEMIASGQLVRPRTFVIDLGVQEELRNVRRLASEFDMNEVAMIMDRKPITDAIVRHWREKAAERRTVVFCSTIAHAEHVLAAFVAAGVTAEMVTGETPDAEREAVFQRLDSSETQVLVNVAVATEGWDCPPISCVVLLRPCSHKSTFVQMVGRGLRKIEPDRYPGLVKTDCVVLDFGTSALTHGSLEQDIDLDDHEKEDKERSGVPPLKICPECEAEVPIRVRECPFCGHEFPVAKEKTLDEFEMTEIDLLARSSFQWCDVNGDGSILAATGFVAWSVVLEMNGLCHAVGGAEGQWPQVLYVGDRVACLASADDWMNSNETEEAAHKSRRWLQSPPTPKQLQYLPHEVLKGPITRYKASCLLNLRFNHQKIMRALNTFQRRNRSEPAIPVGVSS; translated from the coding sequence ATGATACTTCGCGTACGCCAGAAGGAATTCGTCGAGAAGAGCGTCAAAGCGCTTCTTGAACGGGGCAACACGCTCGGCGTGGCTCCGACGGGTTCCGGTAAAACCATCATGCTTTCCGCCGTGATCGGCCAGATGCTCAATGGTCACGGCGGAAGGGTTGGTAATCCAAAGGCGGCGATTCTCGCCCATCGGGATGAGATCACCGCGCAGAACATGGACAAGTTTCGCAAGGTTAATCCGCATCTGAATGTTTCGGTGGTTGACGCGAAAGCGAAGTCGTGGGACGGCGACGCGGTGTTCGCGATGGTGCAGACGCTCTCGCGTGAAAACAATTTGTCTCAGATGCCTCTGCTGGATTTGCTGGTGGTAGACGAAGCGCACCACGCGGAAGCCGCGACCTATCGGCGCATCATCGACGCGGCCAAAGAAAAGAACAAAAGCATAAAGATCTACGGGGTGACCGCCACTCCCAATCGCGGAGATGGAAAATCGCTCCGAAACATTTTCAACAACTGCGCCGACCAAATCACATTGGGGGAGATGATCGCGTCCGGCCAATTGGTTCGGCCCCGCACGTTTGTGATTGATCTCGGCGTACAAGAGGAGTTGAGAAACGTGCGCCGGCTCGCTTCCGAGTTCGACATGAACGAGGTAGCGATGATCATGGACCGAAAACCGATCACCGACGCCATTGTGCGTCATTGGCGGGAGAAAGCAGCCGAACGAAGAACGGTCGTGTTCTGCTCCACCATTGCTCATGCGGAACATGTGTTGGCGGCGTTTGTGGCGGCGGGCGTTACTGCGGAGATGGTGACCGGCGAAACGCCGGACGCGGAGCGCGAGGCCGTTTTCCAGCGGCTGGACTCCAGTGAAACCCAGGTATTGGTGAACGTCGCGGTGGCCACCGAAGGCTGGGACTGCCCACCCATTTCCTGCGTGGTTCTGCTGCGTCCCTGTTCCCACAAATCCACCTTCGTCCAAATGGTTGGGCGCGGGTTAAGAAAAATCGAGCCGGACCGCTATCCGGGCCTCGTCAAAACCGATTGCGTTGTTTTGGATTTTGGAACGTCGGCGCTTACGCACGGCTCGCTGGAACAAGACATTGATTTGGATGATCATGAGAAGGAGGACAAAGAGCGTTCCGGCGTTCCTCCTTTAAAAATCTGTCCCGAATGCGAGGCAGAGGTTCCCATTCGGGTGCGCGAGTGCCCGTTCTGCGGCCACGAATTCCCCGTCGCCAAAGAGAAAACACTGGACGAGTTCGAGATGACCGAGATCGATCTTCTCGCGCGATCGTCCTTCCAATGGTGCGACGTGAATGGCGACGGATCAATTCTCGCGGCCACGGGGTTTGTGGCGTGGAGCGTTGTGCTGGAGATGAACGGCCTGTGTCACGCGGTGGGCGGCGCCGAAGGTCAATGGCCTCAAGTTTTGTATGTGGGCGACCGCGTCGCGTGCCTCGCTTCCGCCGACGATTGGATGAACTCAAATGAAACAGAAGAGGCGGCGCACAAATCTCGTCGATGGCTTCAAAGTCCGCCCACTCCGAAACAACTTCAATATTTGCCGCATGAGGTGTTGAAGGGCCCCATCACGCGGTACAAAGCGTCCTGTCTTCTGAACCTGCGGTTCAACCATCAAAAGATCATGCGGGCGTTGAACACATTTCAAAGACGCAACCGCTCCGAGCCCGCCATCCCTGTCGGAGTTTCATCGTGA
- the sasA_10 gene encoding Adaptive-response sensory-kinase SasA gives MLGCLGESYFDHKYAYAFDLILYTGACLAPSFYLHFLLTFTNTYQKRKRILFLSYSGSAFFLILNWIPALRPWFIKEVIRGFDYRSIAEPATLWYVFTGLYTACVSYCVFILWQFMQQSKAAKRNQVKYFLLAYFILVTGGTLYFSLVLDINAPPIDNFFTISYGLIMSYAILRYRLWDLRLLFREATKYLLSSGLTGLACFGAILILTGSSRIGVVVFGMCLIVPLIQSRIYEWITTLRIHSGVADPKRIERIRTLSDRIKEAGYKIFDLAETVTQISRDEFPTNQCAVLILEHDKNIFQVEGQIGLSKRIVDPIEASDPLIKYLEAHKQVLVKSEAEGFLDKDAYAQIEATFNRLEAEVIAPLIVLDRVSGLLTLGVKTDGHPYFVSDINRLNIIVTETSTALRYVLAVSRAAKETINWAHTLNQSLKPLNSGVDFLVRRASQNGMDSGLERVVPRIEKTMKKLGEFLNFLLQDSRIADEALRDKYELIPIDIDKIISEGLGSHEISIKEKRISLTKDLRDLDLTNLLGHSGDLKSVFEILISNALRYTPEDGSIQVVGKRENGNYRIEFTNEGDTIPEEHLQNIFKERFQIKNGKEGMGGLGLSNALRIIQMHKGNIFAENSQNPLGARFILEIPAVSDYVQDVKQPLKGGLANESGGV, from the coding sequence GTGCTGGGATGTTTAGGCGAAAGTTATTTTGATCATAAATACGCCTATGCATTCGATCTAATCCTTTACACGGGAGCTTGCCTCGCCCCTAGCTTTTACCTCCATTTTCTTCTCACCTTCACAAATACCTATCAAAAAAGAAAAAGAATCCTGTTCTTGAGTTATTCAGGCTCTGCTTTTTTCCTGATTTTAAATTGGATTCCAGCATTAAGACCGTGGTTTATAAAAGAGGTCATAAGGGGATTTGACTACCGGAGCATCGCAGAGCCGGCCACTCTTTGGTATGTATTCACGGGTCTGTATACGGCATGCGTTTCTTACTGTGTTTTCATTTTGTGGCAGTTCATGCAACAGAGCAAGGCGGCGAAACGAAACCAGGTTAAATATTTTCTGCTCGCATACTTCATTCTCGTTACCGGAGGGACCCTTTATTTCAGTTTGGTTTTGGATATTAATGCGCCTCCGATTGATAATTTTTTCACGATTAGTTACGGGTTAATCATGTCTTACGCCATTCTTCGATACAGGCTATGGGATTTAAGATTGTTATTTAGAGAAGCGACAAAATATTTACTGTCTTCGGGGCTCACTGGGCTAGCTTGTTTCGGGGCTATTTTAATTCTGACTGGCAGTTCTCGAATTGGTGTTGTCGTATTTGGAATGTGTTTGATTGTCCCGCTTATTCAATCAAGAATTTATGAATGGATAACCACTCTTCGTATCCATAGTGGCGTGGCCGATCCCAAGAGAATAGAACGCATTCGAACACTATCTGATCGCATTAAAGAAGCTGGGTATAAGATTTTTGATCTTGCGGAAACTGTTACTCAAATTTCGCGGGATGAGTTCCCCACAAATCAGTGTGCTGTATTGATTCTAGAGCACGACAAAAATATATTTCAAGTCGAAGGCCAGATTGGACTTTCAAAAAGGATTGTTGATCCGATTGAAGCATCCGATCCTCTGATCAAGTATCTTGAGGCTCATAAACAGGTATTAGTGAAAAGCGAAGCTGAAGGATTCCTGGACAAGGATGCATATGCCCAAATTGAGGCAACTTTCAACCGTCTAGAAGCTGAAGTTATAGCACCACTCATTGTTTTGGACCGAGTTTCAGGGCTATTAACGTTGGGCGTCAAGACCGATGGCCATCCTTATTTTGTCAGCGATATCAACCGGCTAAACATCATAGTGACCGAAACCAGCACCGCACTCCGCTATGTGTTGGCCGTTTCAAGAGCTGCGAAAGAAACTATTAATTGGGCGCATACACTGAATCAGTCACTAAAACCCTTGAACTCTGGCGTTGATTTCCTTGTAAGAAGGGCGTCTCAAAATGGCATGGATTCAGGCCTGGAAAGAGTTGTTCCGAGAATCGAAAAGACGATGAAAAAACTCGGTGAGTTTTTGAATTTCTTGCTGCAAGATTCAAGAATTGCAGATGAGGCCTTGCGCGATAAGTATGAATTGATTCCGATTGATATCGATAAAATTATTTCGGAAGGGCTAGGCTCTCACGAAATATCAATAAAGGAAAAGAGAATCAGCTTGACCAAGGATCTGCGCGATCTGGATTTAACCAATCTCTTGGGGCATTCCGGTGACCTAAAATCCGTTTTTGAGATTTTGATTAGCAATGCGTTGCGGTACACGCCGGAAGATGGCTCGATTCAGGTTGTTGGAAAAAGAGAAAATGGGAACTACCGAATTGAATTCACAAATGAAGGAGATACGATTCCAGAAGAACACCTTCAAAACATTTTCAAGGAGCGGTTCCAAATCAAAAACGGGAAGGAAGGTATGGGAGGGTTGGGACTTTCGAACGCTTTGAGGATAATTCAAATGCATAAAGGCAATATTTTTGCCGAAAATTCTCAAAATCCCCTGGGTGCGCGATTTATACTTGAAATTCCAGCCGTTTCGGATTATGTTCAGGATGTTAAGCAGCCATTGAAAGGAGGATTAGCGAATGAATCCGGTGGGGTCTAG
- the xerD_3 gene encoding Tyrosine recombinase XerD, with translation MAVALRQRGKSYSAYWREDGKVKEKSLGSNMRLARIEMSAIEKRLDDKKNGAEKEILWEDYVARYMNFCETNMAPATVVRVRVVFSNIRKYMPLRNLRDMTPEFLEEYKLARKNAGIEPSTINREIVTVKSSMKSAAQWGYALPNIWGVRKMPTVKKRPVFFTHEEVEKLLAAADPLWQMAIRLGVFLGLRRGEMLNLRWDDIDFQNDIVRIKPNEEWHPKDREEREIPLHPELKSHLNRWRAACKNDEQRVIPWYYKVIAFSQAFSRIIQRAGINKGSLHTLRHTFASHLAMAGVDLLRIGRMMGHSTVVTTQIYAHLLSSSLKEAMTFMPAFGSNGALNSHVAIERS, from the coding sequence ATGGCAGTCGCATTACGACAACGAGGGAAATCCTATTCCGCCTATTGGCGTGAAGATGGAAAGGTAAAGGAGAAATCGCTGGGGAGCAATATGCGACTGGCGCGAATCGAGATGTCTGCGATAGAGAAGCGACTTGATGACAAGAAGAACGGCGCTGAAAAGGAAATACTTTGGGAGGACTACGTCGCACGATATATGAATTTTTGCGAGACCAACATGGCACCAGCCACGGTGGTAAGGGTCCGAGTAGTTTTCTCCAATATCAGAAAATATATGCCCCTGAGAAATTTGCGGGACATGACTCCTGAATTTTTGGAGGAATACAAACTCGCCAGAAAAAATGCGGGCATCGAGCCATCGACCATCAACCGCGAAATCGTCACGGTAAAGTCATCGATGAAGAGCGCCGCCCAGTGGGGCTATGCCTTGCCGAATATTTGGGGCGTTCGGAAGATGCCGACCGTGAAAAAGCGGCCGGTCTTTTTCACGCATGAGGAAGTGGAGAAGCTGCTTGCCGCCGCCGACCCGCTTTGGCAAATGGCCATCCGGTTGGGCGTGTTCCTTGGCCTTCGTCGCGGAGAAATGCTGAATCTTCGGTGGGACGATATCGATTTTCAAAACGACATCGTTCGCATAAAACCAAATGAAGAATGGCATCCAAAGGACAGAGAAGAGAGAGAAATTCCACTGCACCCCGAATTAAAATCTCACCTGAATCGATGGCGGGCCGCCTGTAAAAACGATGAACAGCGAGTGATCCCTTGGTATTACAAGGTCATCGCCTTTTCTCAAGCATTCAGTCGCATCATTCAACGAGCCGGCATCAACAAGGGATCGCTCCACACGCTTAGGCACACCTTCGCCTCACATTTGGCGATGGCAGGAGTGGATTTACTCCGGATTGGACGAATGATGGGGCACTCGACGGTCGTCACAACGCAGATCTACGCCCACCTTTTATCATCCAGCCTCAAAGAAGCGATGACCTTCATGCCTGCGTTTGGATCGAATGGGGCGCTAAACAGCCACGTTGCAATTGAACGCTCTTAG
- the rcsC_3 gene encoding Sensor histidine kinase RcsC: MEKYASPPDIKKLINRPRSDFWNYNLVGLTHEMKSPLAAIEGALEIINNPNLDGVRNGDHYVGMIKRNIHRLRVSINDLLDMYTVGGKRRELILRPTDIVKICKEEKDRYQPLVKLKGLCFDCAGLDRAPVKVRCDSSKIRLVISNMLSNAIKFTQKGSIRMTIDESGGRISVTVEDTGAGISQEDLPFVFDGFFQSESRTSKGSGIGLTIASIWIKAHHGEIRVDSEGVGKGSRFWFEIPL; this comes from the coding sequence ATGGAAAAATACGCAAGCCCTCCAGACATTAAAAAACTTATCAACCGGCCGCGATCAGATTTTTGGAATTACAATTTAGTTGGACTAACACATGAGATGAAAAGTCCCTTGGCGGCAATTGAGGGCGCGTTGGAAATCATTAACAACCCGAATCTTGATGGAGTTAGGAATGGCGATCACTATGTCGGCATGATCAAGCGAAACATTCACCGGTTAAGAGTTTCGATCAACGACTTGCTCGATATGTATACAGTCGGTGGAAAAAGGCGTGAGCTAATTCTTCGCCCCACGGATATTGTGAAAATCTGCAAGGAAGAAAAGGACCGGTATCAACCACTTGTTAAGCTAAAGGGACTCTGTTTTGATTGTGCCGGTCTTGATCGAGCCCCTGTAAAGGTGCGTTGTGATTCATCAAAAATTCGGTTGGTTATTTCAAATATGCTTTCAAACGCAATTAAGTTCACGCAAAAGGGTTCGATCAGAATGACAATCGATGAGAGCGGCGGCAGAATATCTGTTACCGTCGAGGACACTGGAGCAGGAATTTCACAGGAAGATTTGCCATTCGTTTTTGACGGTTTTTTTCAAAGTGAAAGCCGAACATCGAAAGGTAGTGGGATCGGCCTGACCATCGCTTCGATATGGATTAAAGCGCACCACGGTGAGATTCGTGTCGATTCTGAGGGGGTCGGAAAAGGTTCTCGATTTTGGTTTGAGATTCCATTATGA